The Acidobacteriota bacterium genome includes a region encoding these proteins:
- a CDS encoding NAD-dependent epimerase/dehydratase family protein: MATPRMNASVPAPTFWTGKRVLVTGGGGFIGHAVVAALRGEGVTGGDLVVPRSSTHDLRDPDRCRAAVAGCDVVIHLAAPTGSIAFSRSHPASQYHDCMLINLNLLAAARAAGVERVIALGNLLAYPADADVPYREEKVHVGPVPPAYLGIGQSKRDLINLAEMYRAEYGFHVVNVLGANAYGPHDHFDGVQAHVIPATIVKCFRDEDLVVWGDGSPTRDFLFVDDLARGLLQAGAELEPAGLVNIASGTEVSIRELVTLIATLSGFRRRVVFDASRPGGDQRRVASTTRADALLGFSPLVSLDEGLRRTIDWYQNTRTVIA; the protein is encoded by the coding sequence ATGGCGACCCCGCGCATGAACGCCAGTGTGCCGGCACCGACATTCTGGACCGGCAAGCGCGTGCTGGTGACCGGCGGCGGCGGATTCATCGGCCATGCCGTGGTGGCCGCTTTGCGCGGCGAGGGCGTCACGGGGGGGGACCTCGTCGTGCCGCGATCCTCGACCCACGACCTGCGCGATCCCGACCGGTGCCGTGCCGCCGTGGCCGGCTGCGATGTGGTCATCCACCTGGCCGCGCCGACCGGCAGCATCGCGTTCAGCCGGTCGCATCCGGCGTCGCAGTATCACGACTGCATGCTGATCAACCTGAACCTGCTGGCGGCCGCCCGCGCGGCCGGCGTCGAGCGGGTGATTGCGCTCGGCAACCTGTTGGCCTATCCGGCCGATGCGGACGTGCCATACCGCGAAGAGAAGGTGCATGTCGGACCGGTTCCGCCCGCGTATCTGGGCATCGGCCAGTCGAAGCGGGACTTGATCAACCTGGCGGAGATGTACCGTGCCGAGTACGGATTTCACGTGGTCAACGTGCTGGGGGCCAACGCGTACGGCCCGCACGACCATTTCGACGGGGTGCAGGCGCACGTGATTCCGGCCACGATTGTGAAGTGTTTTCGCGACGAAGACCTCGTAGTGTGGGGTGATGGCTCGCCGACCCGGGACTTTCTCTTCGTCGACGATCTGGCCCGTGGCCTTCTGCAGGCAGGAGCGGAGCTGGAGCCGGCGGGGCTTGTGAACATCGCCTCCGGCACGGAAGTGTCCATTCGCGAGCTGGTCACGCTGATCGCCACGCTGAGCGGATTTCGCAGGCGGGTGGTGTTCGACGCCTCCCGCCCAGGCGGCGACCAGCGCCGCGTCGCCTCGACCACGCGCGCCGATGCGCTGCTCGGCTTCTCGCCGCTGGTGTCGCTGGACGAAGGTCTGCGCCGCACGATTGACTGGTACCAGAACACTCGCACGGTGATCGCGTGA